A single genomic interval of Andreesenia angusta harbors:
- a CDS encoding S-layer homology domain-containing protein, translating to MLKRSKFAIALLATLSIGLVPVQQKAEATSDIRGHWAEERIGLLISEGIISGYPDGTFKPNKDITREEASKIVSEYVGEKKTGSVELKDISGVWSEPYIEHLYLEGIVNGYPDKTFKPKNNIVRSEFVTMVHNYLKKNGEIKDYGKAVEFKDVNGHWAKKSIEAVSKFGYIKGYPDKTFKPDEPISRAEVSSIVALMIEDKVLEIKTPWSESHESNMDVLIEELGFEKDRSGNWDGVPGLSNPIGVYRDRPDIYEVSIVVRDWQYEDVPRSEKIPLVFDEILKFYFRDEAEYAYSKMDDESVTEFESSDRFIRLRDHDGKLYIYLGYKDRDKFDKWW from the coding sequence ATGTTAAAGCGAAGCAAATTTGCGATTGCACTTCTGGCCACGTTAAGCATAGGGCTTGTACCTGTGCAGCAAAAAGCGGAAGCGACGTCGGACATAAGAGGTCATTGGGCTGAGGAAAGGATAGGACTGCTTATAAGCGAGGGCATAATAAGCGGCTATCCCGATGGAACGTTCAAGCCGAATAAGGATATAACGAGGGAAGAGGCGAGCAAGATAGTATCTGAATATGTGGGAGAAAAGAAGACCGGTTCGGTTGAGCTCAAGGATATATCAGGAGTTTGGAGCGAGCCCTATATAGAGCACCTTTATCTTGAAGGCATAGTGAACGGCTACCCAGACAAGACTTTCAAGCCTAAAAACAATATCGTAAGGTCAGAATTCGTCACGATGGTGCACAACTATCTAAAGAAAAACGGAGAGATAAAAGATTATGGCAAAGCTGTGGAATTTAAAGACGTAAATGGCCACTGGGCTAAAAAAAGCATAGAGGCGGTGTCGAAGTTTGGGTATATAAAGGGCTACCCAGACAAGACTTTCAAGCCTGACGAGCCAATAAGCCGTGCAGAGGTGAGCTCTATAGTAGCCCTTATGATTGAGGACAAAGTGCTAGAGATAAAGACTCCTTGGAGCGAAAGCCATGAGTCTAATATGGATGTATTGATAGAAGAGCTTGGGTTTGAAAAGGACAGAAGCGGAAACTGGGACGGAGTTCCTGGCTTGAGCAATCCAATAGGGGTATACAGAGATAGGCCAGACATCTACGAGGTATCCATAGTGGTAAGGGACTGGCAGTACGAGGATGTACCGAGATCAGAAAAGATACCGCTTGTCTTTGATGAGATTCTGAAGTTCTACTTTAGAGACGAAGCTGAGTACGCCTACAGCAAGATGGACGACGAGAGTGTTACCGAGTTTGAATCGTCTGACAGGTTTATAAGGCTTAGAGACCATGATGGAAAGCTGTATATCTATTTGGGCTATAAAGACAGAGACAAGTTCGACAAGTGGTGGTAA
- a CDS encoding methyl-accepting chemotaxis protein produces the protein MLKTIRGKLIALIVLLIAAIVFLGLFSTNSLKKVNEKSTEISSIWIPRIILAEELNTLTSDFRVNEYGHLVDSDSGAMAEREKIMEELKSMIDSRLSEYEKTLSDDSDRELYKKVNDEWNSYLQTHQKIIEASRSNDENAEKQAGALMTGEAKASFDELSGTLLQIVEFNKDMAAKANTDADELFESTEMISIAIIIALSVISIILATIIISKIVKSLNILKQELTVLAESGGDLTQEIVVDSKDEIADLAKAVNMFLSKLRYTVQSVKNATETTVKVNGIIEASLDELKLNIEEVSATTEELSAGMEETAAASEEIAATTKEIERAAESIASKSQEGAIAAGEINVRARETKAIVIKAQSKADEIFVQTKSELEEAIAESRVVDQIEVLSQAIMDITSQTNLLALNAAIEAARAGEAGKGFSVVAEEIRKLAHQSEESVNQIQNITGKVMRSVENLSDSSNKLLTFMSENVSNDYKTLIDVAEKYSEDAYFVDSLVTEFSSTSEELLASVQDTMQGIDQVASAANDGAEGTTNIAEKVANVDHSTNEIVVEMADSKKALDELNQELDKFIV, from the coding sequence TTGTTAAAGACAATAAGGGGAAAGCTTATAGCACTTATCGTACTGCTTATAGCTGCAATAGTTTTTTTAGGTCTGTTTTCCACAAATAGTCTAAAAAAGGTAAACGAAAAATCCACAGAGATTTCTAGCATATGGATACCAAGAATAATCCTAGCTGAGGAGCTAAACACGCTAACTTCTGACTTCAGAGTCAACGAATACGGGCATTTAGTTGATTCCGACAGCGGTGCTATGGCAGAGAGGGAAAAGATCATGGAAGAGCTGAAGTCCATGATAGACAGCAGGCTTTCAGAATATGAAAAAACTCTTTCTGACGATAGTGATAGAGAGCTTTACAAAAAGGTAAACGATGAGTGGAACAGTTATCTGCAGACTCATCAAAAAATAATAGAAGCTAGCAGATCAAACGATGAAAACGCCGAAAAGCAAGCCGGGGCCCTAATGACAGGAGAAGCAAAAGCCTCTTTTGATGAACTTTCGGGAACTTTGCTTCAGATAGTGGAGTTTAACAAGGACATGGCCGCTAAAGCAAATACAGATGCCGACGAGCTATTTGAAAGCACTGAAATGATATCTATAGCTATAATAATAGCTTTATCCGTGATTTCTATCATTCTAGCTACGATCATAATATCCAAGATAGTAAAGTCGCTGAACATCTTGAAGCAAGAACTAACAGTGCTTGCGGAGAGCGGTGGAGATTTGACTCAGGAAATCGTGGTCGACTCAAAAGACGAGATCGCAGATCTGGCCAAGGCTGTAAATATGTTCTTGTCTAAACTAAGGTACACTGTGCAAAGCGTCAAGAATGCAACTGAAACTACTGTAAAGGTAAACGGTATAATAGAGGCGAGCCTAGACGAGCTAAAGCTGAACATAGAAGAGGTTTCGGCGACGACAGAAGAGCTCTCCGCTGGAATGGAAGAGACAGCCGCTGCCTCTGAGGAGATAGCTGCTACTACAAAAGAGATAGAGCGAGCTGCCGAGTCGATAGCCAGCAAGTCCCAAGAGGGGGCCATAGCCGCTGGAGAGATAAATGTAAGAGCTAGAGAGACAAAGGCAATAGTGATAAAGGCCCAGAGTAAAGCAGACGAGATATTTGTACAGACCAAGTCTGAGCTAGAAGAGGCCATAGCTGAGTCCAGAGTGGTGGATCAGATAGAAGTACTGTCTCAAGCCATAATGGACATAACTTCTCAGACTAATCTGCTGGCTCTGAATGCAGCCATAGAGGCCGCAAGGGCTGGAGAGGCTGGCAAAGGCTTCTCTGTAGTGGCCGAGGAGATCAGGAAACTGGCACATCAGTCTGAAGAAAGCGTAAACCAGATACAGAATATAACTGGAAAGGTCATGAGATCTGTGGAAAACCTGTCTGACAGCTCAAACAAGCTGCTTACATTTATGTCTGAAAACGTTTCAAACGACTACAAGACGCTTATAGACGTGGCTGAAAAGTACAGCGAGGATGCCTACTTCGTAGACAGCCTTGTGACAGAGTTCAGCTCGACTTCCGAGGAGCTGCTGGCATCTGTTCAGGATACGATGCAGGGCATCGATCAGGTTGCAAGCGCCGCGAACGACGGGGCCGAGGGAACTACAAACATAGCCGAGAAGGTCGCAAATGTGGACCACAGCACAAACGAAATCGTAGTAGAGATGGCAGACAGCAAAAAAGCTCTAGATGAGCTAAATCAAGAGCTGGATAAATTTATAGTATAA